Proteins encoded by one window of Pseudomonas tructae:
- a CDS encoding transporter substrate-binding domain-containing protein, whose translation MKKYLSMLLVGVTALVAVNAAQAAGAIDEAVKRGTLRAGMDPTYMPFQMTNKRGEIVGFEVDILKAMAKSMGVKLEMVSTSYDGIIPALMTDKFDIISSGMTLTQERNLKLNFSEPFIVVGQTLLIRKELAGEIKSYKDLNNEKYRLTSKLGTTGEMVAKKLIGKAKYHGYDNEQEAVMDVVNGKADAFVYDAPYNVVAVNKAGAGKLLFLDKPFTFEPLAFGLKKGDYDSLNFINNFLHQIKHDGTYDRIHDKWFKDTAWLKDME comes from the coding sequence ATTAAGAAGTATCTGTCGATGCTGCTGGTCGGCGTCACGGCGCTTGTTGCGGTCAATGCCGCCCAGGCGGCCGGTGCCATTGATGAGGCAGTCAAGCGTGGCACCCTGCGAGCAGGTATGGACCCTACCTACATGCCGTTCCAGATGACTAACAAGCGTGGCGAGATCGTCGGCTTCGAAGTCGATATCCTCAAGGCCATGGCCAAGTCCATGGGCGTCAAGCTGGAGATGGTCTCCACTTCCTACGATGGCATCATCCCGGCCCTGATGACCGACAAGTTCGACATCATCAGCAGCGGCATGACCCTGACCCAGGAACGCAACCTCAAGCTGAACTTCAGCGAACCCTTCATCGTTGTCGGTCAGACCCTGCTGATCCGCAAGGAGCTGGCGGGCGAGATCAAGTCCTACAAAGACCTGAACAACGAGAAGTACCGCCTGACCTCCAAGCTCGGCACCACCGGTGAGATGGTCGCCAAGAAGCTGATCGGCAAGGCCAAGTACCACGGCTACGATAACGAGCAGGAAGCGGTGATGGACGTGGTCAACGGCAAGGCCGACGCCTTCGTCTACGACGCGCCTTACAACGTTGTGGCGGTGAACAAGGCCGGCGCAGGCAAGCTGCTGTTCCTCGACAAGCCGTTCACCTTCGAGCCTTTGGCCTTCGGCCTGAAGAAGGGCGACTACGACAGCCTCAACTTCATCAACAACTTCCTGCACCAGATCAAGCACGACGGTACCTACGATCGAATCCACGACAAGTGGTTCAAGGACACCGCCTGGCTCAAGGACATGGAATAA